The Sphingobium sp. BYY-5 genome contains a region encoding:
- a CDS encoding DUF6456 domain-containing protein produces MTNHVEQLVEGPDGRQQKVMVHLGESPLAWLRARGHLSERHYVAGDLLRADWEKAGLSARVTMRWDAAPREGGRHGTWGRADPTLTQLSARERFDGAVSAAGPGLADILWRVACAGEGLVAAEKALGWPSRAGKLVLTLALERVAGWYRVP; encoded by the coding sequence ATGACGAACCATGTCGAACAGCTTGTCGAGGGGCCGGACGGCCGACAGCAGAAGGTGATGGTGCATCTGGGCGAATCGCCGCTGGCCTGGCTGCGGGCACGCGGGCATTTGAGCGAACGTCATTATGTTGCCGGCGACCTGCTGCGCGCAGATTGGGAAAAGGCCGGGCTTAGTGCGCGGGTGACGATGCGCTGGGATGCGGCCCCGCGCGAGGGCGGGCGGCATGGGACGTGGGGACGGGCCGATCCGACCCTGACGCAACTGTCCGCGCGCGAACGGTTCGACGGGGCGGTCAGCGCAGCGGGACCGGGGTTGGCGGATATCCTTTGGCGCGTCGCCTGCGCAGGCGAGGGGCTGGTCGCGGCCGAAAAGGCGCTGGGCTGGCCGAGCCGTGCGGGGAAACTGGTGCTGACCCTGGCGCTGGAGCGGGTGGCGGGCTGGTATCGGGTGCCTTGA
- a CDS encoding NUDIX hydrolase, with protein sequence MTDPDRTVPEEIMWAGRFITAKKRGRWEYVGRARGIHAAVILAIDEAEDGRHILLVDQYRVPLGRRCIELPAGLVGDEEEGEEASLAAARELEEETGYRPARLESLGQFYSSPGMVSESFTLFRAYDLKKTGEGGGVDGEDIHVHRVSLDTLPDQIAAWRAEGYAMDVKLLLLLGAGMVA encoded by the coding sequence GAAGAAATAATGTGGGCGGGTCGTTTCATCACTGCCAAGAAACGCGGCAGATGGGAATATGTCGGTCGAGCGCGCGGTATCCACGCCGCCGTCATTCTGGCCATCGACGAAGCAGAAGATGGTCGCCACATCCTGCTGGTCGACCAGTATCGCGTGCCACTGGGCCGCCGATGCATCGAGCTGCCCGCTGGTCTGGTCGGTGACGAGGAGGAAGGCGAGGAAGCCAGCCTCGCCGCTGCACGCGAGCTGGAGGAGGAGACCGGCTATCGCCCGGCCCGCCTCGAATCGCTCGGTCAATTCTACAGTTCCCCCGGCATGGTGTCGGAAAGCTTCACCCTGTTCCGCGCTTATGATCTGAAGAAGACCGGCGAGGGCGGCGGCGTCGACGGAGAGGACATCCATGTCCATCGCGTATCGCTCGACACCCTCCCCGACCAGATCGCCGCCTGGCGCGCAGAAGGCTATGCGATGGACGTGAAGCTGCTCCTGCTGCTCGGCGCGGGCATGGTTGCCTGA